From a region of the Gymnogyps californianus isolate 813 chromosome 22, ASM1813914v2, whole genome shotgun sequence genome:
- the PTAFR gene encoding platelet-activating factor receptor, producing MCPLSTTMSGKGKGAAEGSADSYISCHIDSEFRYNLFTVFYSIIFILGFVANCYVLWIFSRIYPTKKLSEIKIFMVNLTVADLLFLVTMPMWIVYYHHHGDWIMPEFLCNVAGCLFFVNTYSSVAFLTVITYNRYQAVTNPIKAAQFTTQRRGIYLSAAIWIVIVGSSLYYLFDNNTNQEETDSKNFTRCFEHYDSSSSVSAVLAIHVIICILFYIIFLLILSWNIIIIRTLFSKSAHPRKSAHVKQRALWMVCTVLAVFIISFVPHHIVHLPWTLTVLEQWKKENCQLRQQLNDAHQVTLCLLSTNCVLDPIIYCFLTKKFQKHLSENLKTMKGSRKCSRQTTDTVIEGTIHQEDAIRI from the coding sequence ATGTGCCCACTCAGCACCACGATGTCTGGAAAGGGTAAAGGTGCTGCTGAAGGTAGTGCTGATTCCTACATTTCATGCCACATAGACTCTGAGTTTCGCTACAACCTCTTCACTGTTTTCTACAGCATCATTTTCATTCTGGGCTTTGTTGCCAACTGCTACGTGCTCTGGATTTTCAGCCGTATTTACCCCACCAAGAAACTCAGTGAAATCAAGATATTCATGGTGAACCTGACAGTAGCTGACCTGCTCTTCTTGGTTACGATGCCAATGTGGATTGTTTACTATCACCACCATGGAGACTGGATCATGCCTGAGTTCCTCTGTAATGTGGctggctgtttattttttgttaacaCCTACTCTTCTGTTGCCTTTCTGACGGTCATTACATACAACCGTTACCAAGCTGTGACTAATCCCATTAAAGCTGCTCAGTTTACCACCCAGAGAAGGGGTATCTACTTATCAGCAGCTATCTGGATCGTAATAGTGGGCAGCTCTTTGTATTACCTTTTTGACAATAATACTAATCAGGAGGAGACTGATTCGAAGAATTTCACGCGGTGCTTTGAGCACTATGACTCTTCTAGCAGTGTTTCAGCTGTTCTCGCCATTCATGTCATCATCTGCATCCTCTTCTATatcattttccttcttataCTAAGCTGGAACATCATCATTATCAGGACACTGTTCTCCAAATCAGCGCATCCGCGGAAGAGTGCTCATGTCAAGCAAAGGGCGCTCTGGATGGTTTGCACAGTGCTGGCTGTGTTCATCATAAGCTTTGTACCTCATCACATAGTGCACCTGCCCTGGACCCTGACTGTTCTGGAGCAgtggaagaaggaaaactgtCAGTTGCGCCAACAACTCAATGATGCTCACCAGGTGACTTTGTGCCTCTTGAGTACAAACTGTGTGTTGGACCCTATCATCTACTGCTTCCTCACCAAGAAGTTCCAGAAGCATCtttcagaaaacctgaaaaCCATGAAAGGGAGTCGCAAGTGCTCCAGGCAAACCACGGACACAGTGATTGAGGGCACCATTCACCAAGAGGACGCCATTAGAATCTAG